In the Acanthopagrus latus isolate v.2019 chromosome 23, fAcaLat1.1, whole genome shotgun sequence genome, one interval contains:
- the axin2 gene encoding axin-2 — protein sequence MSRALMDHIASSFREDAPRPPVPGEEGEAPCYPGKLAMMKPLEPPKSVVLGSPGSSARRNEDGLGEPEGSASPDSPLSRWTKSLHSLLGDQDGALLFRTFLEREKCVDTLDFWFACNGFRQMDLKDTKTQRVAKAIYKRYIENNSIVAKQLKPATKTFIRDNIKKQHIDSAMFDQAQTEIQTNMEENAYQMFLTSDIYLEYVRTGGENPNHVNSNGLGDLKVVCGYLPTLNEEEEWSCDFKAKALVGLTAKAQRATVSLRAMEVMERGCRSYKRGDSFSPCHAGSFAPVSSTNDSEVSSDALTDDAMSVTDSSVDGIPPYKLGSKKHLQREMQRNMRMNSQVSLPAFPRTRRPPKEMVPVEPAEFAAQLISRLESLKRKQDTINSLEERLQQIQEEEEREDTEIVASAPQLSPHPLTLLPGSSDEDPQAILDEHLSRVLKTPGCQSPAVVRHSPRSTSPDQKPLTRAGFGMKALVRTGPSSSSVSSPDQGAIALALGPSRTLVSRQSTKHIHHHYIHHHASHKTKEQIEREAALRVHGLCSSSGECQPCQPYQRSRSLGREMCGAISADSSVGRSSSLSRRVCRSGAEDGVAERCMEDCGPVQLPNDTTDPAQNVLQWILESKRQGRHKSHSNQSTKKSFGGSSTQTHTWGGGGSCGHLRSHQPAQPFIQDPAMPPLPPPNTLAQLEEACRRLEEVSTKTTKQRHSVSSLQQEKSHLVPVQAEGSVPPSLANPSLLATSLQSEEMKECKKAVGSHGMCSGETVVTYFFCGEEIPYRRTMKSHSLTLGHFKEQLSKKGNYRYYFKKASDEFECGAVFEEVSDDGSLLPTYEGKILGKVERMD from the exons ATGAGCCGGGCGCTTATGGACCATATCGCCAGCAGTTTCAGAGAAGATGCTCCTCGACCCCCGGTGCCGGGGGAGGAGGGCGAGGCGCCCTGCTACCCCGGCAAACTGGCAATGATGAAACCTCTGGAGCCCCCCAAGTCAGTTGTGCTCGGCTCTCCGGGCTCCTCGGCGAGGAGGAACGAGGATGGTCTTGGGGAGCCGGAGGGGAGTGCCTCCCCGGATTCACCGCTCTCCCGGTGGACAAAGTCTTTGCACTCTCTCCTCGGGGACCAGGACGGTGCTCTTCTTTTCAGGACATTCCTGGAGCGGGAGAAGTGTGTCGACACTTTAGACTTCTGGTTCGCCTGCAATGGCTTCAGGCAGATGGACCTCAAGGATACCAAAACGCAGAGAGTCGCCAAAGCAATCTACAAGCGCTACATCGAGAACAACAGCATTGTCGCCAAGCAGCTCAAGCCCGCGACTAAAACCTTCATACGGGATAATATCAAGAAGCAGCACATAGACTCTGCCATGTTCGACCAGGCGCAGACCGAGATCCAGACCAACATGGAGGAGAACGCGTACCAGATGTTCCTGACCTCGGACATTTACCTCGAGTACGTGAGGACTGGCGGAGAAAACCCCAATCACGTCAACTCGAACGGACTGGGCGACCTGAAAGTCGTCTGTGGATACCTTCCCACGCTCAACgaagaggaggagtggagcTGTGATTTCAAAGCCAAAGCGCTGGTTGGACTGACGGCGAAGGCGCAGAGGGCCACCGTGTCCTTGAGGGCGATGGAGGTGATGGAAAGAGGATGCAG ATCATACAAGAGAGGAGACTCATTCAGCCCCTGCCACGCGGGCTCCTTCGCCCCCGTCAGCAGCACCAATGACAGTGAGGTGTCCAGTGACGCCTTGACCGACGATGCCATGTCCGTGACTGACAGCAGCGT AGATGGCATCCCTCCATACAAACTGGGCTCCAAGAAACATCtacagagagagatgcagcGTAACATGAGGATGAACAGTCAAGTCTCACTGCCTGCTTTTCCT CGTACTCGCCGTCCTCCAAAGGAGATGGTCCCAGTGGAGCCAGCAGAGTTTGCAGCCCAGCTCATCTCCCGCTTGGAGAGcctgaagagaaaacaggacaCCATTAACTCTCtggaggagaggctgcagcagattCAGGAG gaggaggagcgagAAGACACAGAGATTGTGGCCAGTGCTCCCCAGCTCTCTCCCCATCCCTTGACCCTACTCCCTGGCTCCTCTGACGAGGACCCCCAGGCGATCCTGGACGAACACCTCTCTCGCGTCCTTAAGACCCCTGGCTGCCAGTCCCCCGCTGTTGTCCGCCACTCACCTCGCTCCACCTCCCCAGACCAGAAGCCCCTCACACGGGCAGGCTTCGGGATGAAGGCCCTGGTAAGGACGGGGCCCTCCAGTTCCTCTGTGTCGAGTCCTGACCAAGGGGCTATCGCTCTGGCCTTGGGCCCCAGTAGGACCCTTGTGAGTAGGCAGAGCACAAAACACATCCACCACCACTACATCCATCATCATGCCAGTCACAAAACCAAGGAGCAGATTGAAAGGGAGGCAGCCCTCAGGGTGCACGGCCTGTGCTCCAGCAGTGGCGAGTGCCAGCCCTGCCAGCCTTACCAGCGCAGCCGCAGCTTGGGCAGAGAGATGTGTGGGGCCATCTCAGCAGACAGCAGCGTGGG GCGTTCCAGCTCTCTGTCCAGGCGAGTGTGTCGCTCAGGCGCTGAGGACGGAGTTGCAGAGAGGTGTATGGAGGACTGCGGGCCTGTACAGCTGCCCAACGACACCACAGACCCAGCCCAGAACGTGCTGCAGTGGATCCTGGAAAGTAAACGGCAAGGCAGGCACAAGTCTCACAG TAACCAGAGCACCAAGAAATCTTTTGGAGGCTCCTCTACCCAGACGCACAcgtggggtggtggtggaagCTGTGGCCACCTACGTAGCCACCAGCCAGCCCAGCCATTCATCCAGGACCCAGCCATGCCTCCCCTGCCCCCTCCCAACACTTTGGCCCAGCTGGAGGAGGCCTGCCGCAGACTGGAGGAGGTCTCCACCAAGACCACCAAGCAAAG ACATTCAGTGTCCAGTCTTCAGCAAGAGAAGAGCCACCTAGTGCCTGTCCAGGCTGAGGGCTCCGTCCCTCCGTCTCTAGCCAATCCCAGCCTCCTCGCGACCAGTCTACAATCAGAAGA GATGAAGGAGTGTAAAAAGGCAGTAGGAAGCCACGGGATGTGCAGTGGCGAGACAGTGGTGACGTATTTCTTCTGTGGTGAGGAGATCCCCTACCGGAGGACCATGAAGAGCCACAGTCTCACCCTGGGCCACTTCAAGGAGCAGCTCAGCAAGAAGGGCAACTACAG GTACTACTTCAAGAAGGCCAGCGATGAGTTCGAGTGCGGCGCAGTGTTTGAGGAGGTGTCCGACGACGGCTCCTTGCTGCCCACCTACGAGGGCAAGATCCTGGGGAAGGTGGAGAGGATGGACTGA